Proteins encoded by one window of Akkermansia muciniphila ATCC BAA-835:
- the thiS gene encoding sulfur carrier protein ThiS: protein MAAQNDIMLNGAPYELAEPCSVSRLLELLNMKGKPVVVEHNGAALLPQDFSRVTVSPGDRVEIVSIVAGG, encoded by the coding sequence ATGGCAGCCCAGAACGATATTATGCTGAACGGAGCCCCGTACGAACTGGCGGAACCCTGTTCCGTCTCCCGGCTTCTGGAACTTTTGAACATGAAAGGCAAACCCGTCGTCGTGGAACACAACGGGGCCGCGCTCCTGCCGCAGGATTTTTCCCGGGTGACGGTTTCTCCCGGCGACCGGGTGGAAATCGTCTCCATCGTCGCCGGCGGCTAG